The Streptomyces sp. NBC_01268 genome window below encodes:
- a CDS encoding siderophore-interacting protein, translating to MGRTGHGWEGVVLRLFRGRDFTFTVTGAEQVTEHYRRVGFTDGGLLAAAGVHPTMWVRLWFEQAGKPHQRAYTLVDPDPEAGTFSLEFALHDGVASHWARTCAPGDTVEATLQGTGFTAPEPAPGHLLLIGDAASLPAMNSLLDAFPGTPATLWFETAHASDEALPMRLDADRHELRRVPREDAGAALAARVREELPALVAATSDPYVWIACDTATTRTLASYVRKGLGLPKERVHALGYWRPQRERAGDLAAG from the coding sequence GTGGGTCGCACCGGCCATGGCTGGGAGGGCGTCGTCCTCAGGCTGTTCCGCGGCAGGGACTTCACGTTCACGGTGACCGGTGCCGAGCAGGTGACCGAGCACTACCGCCGGGTGGGCTTCACCGACGGCGGGCTGCTCGCCGCCGCGGGGGTGCACCCCACCATGTGGGTGCGGCTCTGGTTCGAGCAGGCGGGCAAGCCCCACCAGCGCGCCTACACCCTCGTCGACCCGGACCCCGAAGCGGGCACCTTCAGCCTGGAGTTCGCCCTCCACGACGGCGTCGCCAGCCACTGGGCCCGCACCTGCGCCCCCGGCGACACCGTCGAGGCCACCCTCCAGGGCACCGGCTTCACCGCGCCCGAACCGGCCCCCGGCCACCTCCTGCTGATCGGCGACGCCGCCTCGCTGCCCGCCATGAACTCGCTGCTCGACGCCTTCCCCGGCACCCCCGCCACGCTCTGGTTCGAGACCGCCCACGCCTCCGACGAGGCGCTGCCGATGCGCCTCGACGCCGACCGGCACGAGCTCCGCCGGGTGCCGCGCGAGGACGCGGGGGCCGCCCTGGCCGCCCGGGTCCGCGAGGAGCTGCCCGCGCTCGTGGCCGCCACCTCCGACCCGTACGTCTGGATCGCCTGCGACACCGCGACCACGCGCACCCTCGCCTCGTACGTGCGCAAGGGGCTCGGCCTGCCCAAGGAGCGGGTGCACGCCCTCGGCTACTGGCGGCCCCAGCGGGAGCGCGCCGGCGATCTTGCGGCCGGTTGA
- a CDS encoding SCO1860 family LAETG-anchored protein produces the protein MNSNTFRMPVRRSAAAATVAALAVGPVLLVAPAAHATDGKGAEGHATAVVLRAGLDVNLLNKAVSVPLRASLNEVEAPASARRTALTVQVKGAENNKPVDVLRADVATSEATVHGNTAKGYVNLVKARVHVPGLPLLSLVEVEKVTSQAVCEAGRRPVAESNLLGHITVLGKKTTLSTGGRTKVSVPGVGEVVLDLSRTSTTSRTAAATALELKVTVNPLDLNVAEVSGRITLAEATCATPAGSKPSERPSERPSEQPSQQPSEQPSQQPSTPPSHDTGVTTNNGGTTPTENLAETGGSSMTPYLAGGAVLLLGVGGGSMLLARGRARARG, from the coding sequence TTGAACAGCAACACCTTCCGCATGCCCGTACGCCGTTCCGCCGCGGCCGCCACCGTCGCCGCGCTCGCGGTCGGCCCCGTGCTCCTCGTGGCCCCGGCGGCCCACGCCACGGACGGCAAGGGCGCCGAGGGGCACGCCACCGCCGTCGTCCTGCGCGCCGGACTCGACGTGAACCTGCTCAACAAGGCCGTGAGCGTGCCGCTGCGCGCCTCCCTCAACGAGGTCGAGGCCCCGGCCAGCGCCCGGCGGACCGCCCTCACGGTGCAGGTGAAGGGAGCGGAGAACAACAAGCCGGTCGACGTCCTGCGCGCCGACGTCGCCACCTCCGAGGCGACCGTCCACGGGAACACCGCGAAGGGCTACGTCAACCTCGTCAAGGCGCGGGTCCATGTCCCCGGACTCCCGCTGCTCTCCCTCGTCGAGGTCGAGAAGGTCACCTCCCAGGCCGTCTGCGAGGCCGGCAGGCGCCCGGTCGCCGAGTCCAACCTGCTCGGCCACATCACCGTCCTCGGCAAGAAGACCACCCTGTCGACCGGCGGCCGGACCAAGGTGAGCGTGCCCGGCGTCGGCGAGGTCGTCCTCGACCTCTCCCGCACCTCCACCACCTCCCGCACCGCCGCCGCCACCGCCCTGGAACTGAAGGTCACGGTCAACCCGCTCGACCTCAACGTCGCCGAGGTCAGCGGCAGGATCACCCTCGCCGAGGCGACCTGCGCCACCCCGGCCGGCAGCAAGCCCAGCGAGCGGCCCAGCGAGCGCCCGAGCGAGCAGCCCTCGCAGCAGCCGTCCGAGCAGCCCTCGCAGCAGCCCTCCACCCCGCCCAGCCACGACACGGGCGTGACGACGAACAACGGCGGCACCACCCCCACCGAGAACCTCGCCGAGACCGGCGGCAGCTCCATGACCCCGTACCTGGCCGGCGGCGCCGTCCTGCTCCTCGGCGTGGGCGGCGGCTCGATGCTGCTGGCCCGCGGGCGCGCCCGCGCCCGCGGCTGA
- a CDS encoding GNAT family N-acetyltransferase, translated as MSRTEYARTVEGFGSVRVDRIDPEQHAELIHRWVNEERARFWGMNGTTVEQVREIYAHLDSLTTHHGFLVHRDDVPVGIFQTYDPEADRISECYEARPGDIGVHLFVAPSAAPERGFTEQLFGALLDFALTDHTRIVGEPDAVNEKVLARLARSGFELGPEITLPEVDLPEVFIPEKRARLVFYTGA; from the coding sequence ATGAGCAGAACTGAGTACGCCCGGACCGTCGAGGGCTTCGGCTCCGTCCGCGTCGACCGCATCGACCCCGAGCAGCACGCCGAGCTCATCCACCGCTGGGTGAACGAGGAGCGCGCCCGCTTCTGGGGGATGAACGGCACGACCGTCGAGCAGGTGCGGGAGATCTACGCGCACCTCGACTCGCTCACCACCCACCACGGCTTCCTGGTGCACCGGGACGACGTGCCGGTCGGCATCTTCCAGACGTACGACCCCGAGGCCGACCGGATCTCCGAGTGCTACGAGGCACGGCCGGGCGACATCGGCGTGCACCTTTTCGTGGCGCCCTCGGCCGCGCCGGAGCGGGGCTTCACCGAGCAGCTGTTCGGCGCCCTGCTCGACTTCGCGCTGACCGACCACACCCGGATCGTGGGCGAGCCGGACGCCGTGAACGAGAAGGTGCTCGCCCGGCTCGCGCGCAGCGGCTTCGAGCTGGGCCCCGAGATCACGCTTCCCGAGGTGGACCTGCCGGAGGTTTTCATCCCGGAGAAGCGGGCCCGGCTGGTCTTCTACACCGGGGCCTGA
- a CDS encoding LpqB family beta-propeller domain-containing protein, translated as MSAAALAVVAPLTLGAAAPAAGPGAVRTPPPDRPIVFARYSTAAPVEDLYAIAPTGGAPAKLTHTPAVSDVMPSWSPDGTRVAFLRYGSGGAVDGIWTMKSTGGGLKSVPGTAGASEPAWSPDGKRIAYSRPVGSEREIYVADVDGTPATRLTHTAADEFRPTWSPDGKQLAFSRADASGNSRLMRLQLSTLAQSPVTGPGTHDGTPDWSRGNRIVFSRVDATGFAHLYVVRPDGSGAHRITSARANDTYPSWSPDGRRLVFTRGGTDDADPQHLFLVRADGTALTQLTKAGTHDLEADWRP; from the coding sequence GTGAGCGCCGCGGCGCTGGCCGTCGTCGCACCGCTGACCCTCGGGGCGGCGGCGCCGGCCGCCGGGCCCGGTGCGGTGCGGACGCCGCCGCCGGACCGGCCCATCGTCTTCGCCCGCTACAGCACGGCGGCCCCCGTCGAGGACCTGTACGCCATCGCCCCCACCGGCGGCGCGCCCGCCAAGCTCACCCACACCCCGGCCGTCAGCGACGTGATGCCCAGCTGGTCCCCCGACGGCACGCGGGTGGCGTTCCTCCGCTACGGCTCCGGCGGCGCCGTCGACGGCATCTGGACGATGAAGAGCACGGGCGGCGGCCTCAAGTCCGTGCCCGGCACCGCGGGGGCGTCCGAACCGGCGTGGTCCCCGGACGGCAAGCGGATCGCCTACTCCCGGCCGGTCGGCAGCGAGCGCGAGATCTACGTGGCCGACGTCGACGGGACCCCCGCCACCCGGCTCACCCACACCGCGGCGGACGAGTTCCGCCCCACCTGGTCCCCGGACGGGAAGCAGCTGGCGTTCAGCCGCGCCGACGCGTCCGGGAACAGCCGCCTGATGCGCCTCCAGCTGTCCACCCTGGCCCAGAGTCCGGTCACCGGGCCGGGCACCCACGATGGGACGCCCGACTGGTCGCGCGGCAACCGGATCGTCTTCAGCCGCGTGGACGCCACCGGCTTCGCCCACCTCTACGTCGTCCGCCCCGACGGCTCGGGCGCGCACCGCATCACCTCGGCCCGCGCCAACGACACCTACCCCTCCTGGTCGCCGGACGGCCGGCGCCTCGTCTTCACCCGGGGCGGCACGGACGACGCGGACCCCCAGCACCTCTTCCTGGTACGGGCCGACGGCACCGCGCTCACCCAGCTCACCAAGGCCGGCACGCACGACCTGGAGGCCGACTGGCGCCCGTAG
- a CDS encoding penicillin acylase family protein, protein MIGSGPNAVSTEVYRDPYGIPHLRAGGPRELARAQGLVTARDRAWQLEVERHRAQGTTAAFLGAAETGWDAFVRQARLADTARRCHDRLDAETAAWVRAYVDGVNEGLAEGARRAPEFAATGLAPGRWEPWTPLAVWLSTHILFAGFPTKLWRDQVARRLGEEWTELFATDGPGTAGSNGWVVSGARTASGAPIVAGDPHRFIEAPGVYQQIRLSCPEHDVLGLAVPGVPGLAHFGHTGRVAWAITNAMADYQDLYRERLRRHPDGRVEALGPDGWEPATAHTETIRVADAAPVAIEVIETARGPVIIGADGGSGAAPGSTADTGHGGDTGHGDSVPVWEAVSLRYPPRVTGESGFAALPALLRARNVEDVDRALDRWIEPVNVVQAADADGGLLHRVAGYVPVRDRLNSLRVVPAWEAAHAWTGEAAATPRAEVGEQAVMANARGLAAPLGVEFAPPHRAERISALLDASKAWTPAAMGAVHTDTDNPSARRLLDAVRDTDEAALSPGARDVRRALLGWDRRMEADSTDAALYAAVRGAVVRRLAAHEAFTELRTPAPYPELFRPWLALGPRVAFALETLLVAGPVPTGDVRGIVRASLEEAGAADAPPAWGVTHRLAPWQALPDEEHSPDAAWPGLGGDHDCVLSTSSVPGFTDRSARASAARYVWDLADRERSLWVVPFGASGVPGDPHHRDQLPLWLRGGLAPVVTDWNDLVKEEHEQN, encoded by the coding sequence ATGATCGGATCGGGGCCGAACGCAGTGAGCACCGAGGTCTACCGGGACCCCTATGGCATCCCGCACCTGCGCGCCGGCGGTCCGCGCGAACTGGCCCGCGCCCAGGGCCTGGTGACCGCGCGGGACCGCGCCTGGCAGCTGGAGGTCGAGCGGCACCGGGCCCAGGGCACCACCGCCGCCTTCCTCGGCGCGGCCGAGACCGGCTGGGACGCCTTCGTACGGCAGGCCAGGCTGGCCGACACCGCCCGCCGCTGCCACGACCGGCTGGACGCGGAGACGGCGGCGTGGGTGCGGGCGTACGTGGACGGGGTCAACGAGGGCCTCGCGGAAGGCGCCCGGCGGGCACCGGAGTTCGCGGCGACCGGCCTGGCGCCGGGGCGCTGGGAGCCCTGGACGCCGCTCGCGGTGTGGCTCTCCACCCACATCCTCTTCGCCGGCTTCCCCACCAAGCTGTGGCGCGACCAGGTCGCGCGGCGGCTCGGTGAGGAGTGGACGGAGCTGTTCGCCACGGACGGCCCCGGCACGGCGGGCTCCAACGGCTGGGTCGTCTCCGGCGCCCGGACCGCGAGCGGCGCGCCGATCGTGGCGGGCGACCCGCACCGCTTCATCGAGGCGCCCGGCGTCTACCAGCAGATCCGGCTCTCCTGCCCCGAGCACGACGTCCTCGGCCTCGCCGTCCCGGGGGTCCCCGGGCTCGCCCACTTCGGGCACACGGGCCGCGTCGCCTGGGCGATCACCAACGCGATGGCCGACTACCAGGACCTCTACCGCGAGCGCCTGCGCCGCCACCCCGACGGGCGCGTCGAGGCCCTCGGCCCGGACGGCTGGGAGCCCGCGACCGCGCACACGGAGACGATCCGGGTCGCGGACGCGGCACCGGTCGCGATCGAGGTGATCGAGACCGCGCGGGGGCCGGTGATCATCGGCGCGGACGGCGGGAGCGGAGCCGCCCCGGGCAGCACGGCCGACACGGGCCACGGGGGCGACACCGGCCACGGGGACAGCGTCCCCGTGTGGGAGGCCGTCAGCCTGCGCTACCCGCCCCGTGTCACCGGTGAGTCGGGCTTCGCCGCGCTGCCCGCGCTGCTGCGGGCGCGGAACGTCGAGGACGTGGACCGGGCGCTCGACCGCTGGATCGAGCCGGTGAACGTCGTGCAGGCGGCCGACGCCGACGGCGGGCTGCTGCACCGGGTCGCCGGGTACGTGCCCGTGCGCGACCGGCTCAACTCGCTGCGGGTGGTGCCCGCCTGGGAGGCCGCGCACGCCTGGACGGGCGAGGCCGCGGCCACGCCCCGCGCCGAGGTCGGGGAGCAGGCGGTCATGGCCAACGCGCGCGGACTCGCCGCACCGCTGGGCGTCGAGTTCGCGCCGCCGCACCGCGCCGAGCGGATCAGCGCGCTGCTCGACGCCTCGAAGGCCTGGACGCCGGCCGCGATGGGCGCCGTCCACACCGACACCGACAACCCCTCCGCCCGCCGACTGCTCGACGCCGTACGGGACACCGACGAGGCGGCCCTCTCCCCCGGCGCCCGGGACGTGCGCCGCGCGCTCCTCGGCTGGGACCGGCGGATGGAGGCCGACAGCACGGACGCCGCTCTGTACGCGGCGGTGCGCGGGGCGGTCGTCCGCCGGCTCGCGGCGCACGAGGCGTTCACGGAACTGCGCACGCCCGCCCCGTACCCCGAGCTGTTCCGGCCCTGGCTGGCGCTGGGGCCGCGGGTGGCCTTCGCTTTGGAGACGCTGCTCGTCGCCGGGCCCGTGCCGACCGGGGACGTCCGCGGGATCGTGCGCGCGTCCCTGGAGGAGGCCGGGGCCGCCGACGCGCCGCCCGCGTGGGGCGTGACGCACCGGCTCGCGCCCTGGCAGGCGCTGCCGGACGAGGAGCACTCCCCCGACGCCGCGTGGCCGGGACTCGGCGGCGACCACGACTGCGTCCTGTCGACGTCCTCCGTCCCCGGCTTCACCGACCGGTCCGCCCGCGCCTCGGCCGCCCGCTACGTCTGGGACCTGGCCGACCGCGAACGCAGCCTGTGGGTCGTGCCGTTCGGCGCCTCAGGGGTGCCCGGCGACCCGCACCACCGTGACCAGCTGCCCCTGTGGCTGCGGGGCGGACTCGCCCCGGTCGTCACCGACTGGAACGATCTCGTGAAGGAAGAGCATGAGCAGAACTGA
- a CDS encoding amidohydrolase family protein produces MSDHVVLHVKGRVLVGPEDVRDELWCVDGRITFERPGALAGEALTVEGWALPGLVDAHCHVGLDKHGPVDEATAEKQALTDRDAGTLLIRDAGSPSDTRWIDAREDLPKIIRAGRHIARTRRYIRNYAHEIEPDELVAYVGREARRGDGWVKLVGDWIDRDLGDLAPSWPRAEVEAAIAEAHRLGARVTAHCFAEDSLRDLVEAGIDCIEHATGLTEETIPLFAERGVAIVPTLVNIATFPHLADGGEEKFPRWSAHMRRLHERRYDTVRAAWDAGIPVFVGTDAGGSLAHGLVAAEVEELTKAGIPALDALSATAWGARAWLGRPSLEEGAPADLVVYGEDPRADVRALAAPRRVIVNGRVIG; encoded by the coding sequence ATGAGCGATCACGTGGTGCTGCATGTGAAGGGGCGGGTGCTCGTCGGCCCGGAGGACGTACGGGACGAACTGTGGTGCGTCGACGGGCGGATCACGTTCGAGCGCCCCGGCGCCCTGGCCGGCGAGGCCCTGACCGTCGAGGGCTGGGCGCTGCCCGGTCTGGTCGACGCCCACTGCCACGTGGGGCTCGACAAGCACGGCCCGGTCGACGAGGCCACCGCCGAGAAGCAGGCGCTCACCGACCGGGACGCCGGCACCCTGCTCATCCGTGACGCCGGCTCGCCCTCCGACACCCGGTGGATCGACGCGCGCGAGGACCTGCCGAAGATCATCCGGGCGGGCCGGCACATCGCCCGCACCCGCCGCTACATCCGCAACTACGCCCACGAGATCGAGCCCGACGAACTGGTCGCGTACGTCGGGCGCGAGGCGCGGCGCGGCGACGGCTGGGTCAAGCTGGTCGGCGACTGGATCGACCGCGACCTCGGGGACCTGGCCCCGTCCTGGCCGCGCGCCGAGGTCGAGGCGGCCATCGCCGAGGCGCACCGGCTCGGCGCCCGGGTCACCGCGCACTGCTTCGCCGAGGACTCGCTGCGCGACCTGGTCGAGGCGGGCATCGACTGCATCGAGCACGCCACCGGGCTCACTGAGGAGACCATCCCGCTCTTCGCCGAGCGGGGCGTCGCCATCGTCCCGACCCTGGTCAACATCGCGACCTTCCCGCACCTCGCGGACGGTGGCGAGGAGAAGTTCCCGCGCTGGTCGGCCCACATGCGCCGGCTCCACGAGCGCCGGTACGACACGGTCCGCGCCGCCTGGGACGCCGGGATCCCGGTCTTCGTCGGCACCGACGCGGGCGGCTCCCTGGCGCACGGCCTGGTCGCCGCCGAGGTCGAGGAGCTGACGAAGGCGGGCATCCCCGCCCTCGACGCGCTCTCCGCGACGGCCTGGGGCGCCCGCGCCTGGCTGGGCCGCCCCTCCCTGGAGGAGGGCGCCCCGGCCGACCTCGTCGTCTACGGCGAGGACCCGCGCGCCGACGTCCGCGCGCTGGCGGCGCCCCGGCGCGTGATCGTCAACGGGCGGGTCATCGGCTGA
- a CDS encoding pyridoxal-phosphate-dependent aminotransferase family protein yields the protein MTHPLLDLAPLTAAHFASIERRVAALLRTEQDVVITQGEALLPLEGCIRSGARPGSTALNIVTGPYGQTFGNWLRDCGATVVDLEVPFHTAVTAEQVARAFAEHPEIDFVSLVHAEAATGNTNPVAEIGEVVRAHGALFYLDAVASIGAEPVLPDEWGVDMCIIGAQKAMGGPAGVSAVSVSARAWERFAANPQAPRRSYLSLLDWKERWIDGGRKALLHAPAQLEMLALEACLERIEAEGLDALMARHASAAAATRAGALALGGGLEPYVHEARDAAPVATTLRSPVGVDASELVAQALAADPSLPLIAGGGALAKEMIRVNHYGVDATPGAVQSSLAALGAALAETGRAVDLEGARRAVTEAWGR from the coding sequence GTGACCCATCCGCTTCTGGACCTGGCCCCGCTGACCGCCGCGCACTTCGCGTCGATCGAGCGGCGGGTCGCCGCGCTGCTCCGCACCGAGCAGGACGTGGTGATCACCCAGGGCGAGGCGCTGCTGCCCCTGGAGGGCTGCATCCGCAGCGGCGCGCGGCCGGGTTCGACCGCGCTGAACATCGTCACGGGGCCGTACGGGCAGACCTTCGGCAACTGGCTGCGGGACTGCGGCGCGACGGTCGTCGACCTGGAGGTGCCGTTCCACACCGCGGTGACCGCCGAGCAGGTGGCGCGGGCCTTCGCCGAGCACCCGGAGATCGACTTCGTGTCGCTGGTGCACGCCGAGGCGGCGACCGGCAACACCAACCCCGTCGCGGAGATCGGCGAGGTCGTGCGGGCCCACGGTGCGCTGTTCTACCTGGACGCGGTGGCCTCGATCGGCGCCGAGCCGGTGCTGCCGGACGAGTGGGGCGTCGACATGTGCATCATCGGCGCGCAGAAGGCGATGGGCGGCCCGGCGGGCGTCTCGGCGGTGTCGGTGAGCGCGCGGGCCTGGGAGCGGTTCGCCGCCAACCCGCAGGCGCCGCGCCGCTCGTACCTCTCCCTCCTGGACTGGAAGGAGCGGTGGATCGACGGCGGCCGCAAGGCGCTGCTGCACGCCCCGGCGCAGCTGGAGATGCTGGCCCTCGAAGCCTGTCTGGAGCGGATCGAGGCGGAGGGCCTGGACGCGCTGATGGCCCGGCACGCCTCGGCCGCGGCGGCCACCCGCGCGGGGGCGCTGGCGCTGGGCGGCGGCCTGGAGCCGTACGTGCACGAGGCGCGGGACGCGGCCCCGGTCGCCACGACGCTGCGCTCGCCCGTCGGGGTCGACGCCTCCGAGCTGGTCGCGCAGGCGCTGGCCGCGGACCCGTCGCTGCCGCTGATCGCGGGCGGCGGGGCGCTGGCCAAGGAGATGATCCGGGTCAACCACTACGGCGTGGACGCGACTCCGGGCGCCGTCCAGTCCTCCCTCGCGGCCCTGGGGGCGGCCCTCGCGGAGACGGGCCGCGCGGTGGACCTGGAGGGCGCCCGCCGGGCGGTCACGGAGGCGTGGGGGCGCTGA
- the cobC gene encoding Rv2231c family pyridoxal phosphate-dependent protein CobC has protein sequence MVGVGARSGAEAAEVLGLIGSALREAGLGDGDVGALATLETRAGEPGIAGAAARLGVPVRAFRSEELAGVPVPHPSGRALAATGTASVAEAAALRAAGPGAVLVVPKRRTRSVTCAIARSVAGWPDDVGPSNEDALGVRLLGRGHGYIAGEPGSSPTGTIPTRTIPTPTPHTTAAMDIHTHADAHDLRHHGDAEVRDEKLIDLAVNVRTNTPPEWLRERIANSLTGLAAYPDGRVARAAVAERHDLPARRVLLTAGAAEAFVLLARALPARRPVVVHPQFTEPEAALRDAGHEVERVLLREEDGFRLDPAAVPEEADLVVIGNPTNPTSVLHPAEAIAALARPGRTLVVDEAFMDAVPGERESLAGRTDVPGLVVLRSLTKTWGLAGLRIGYVLAAAETIAALERVQPLWPVSTPALVAAEACMARAALAEAEEAAHGIGRERAHLLAGLAEFDEVRVVEAAEGPFVLVRIEGADAVRERLRGLGFAARRGDTFPGLDRNWLRLAVRDRATTNRFLQALDQALLMLG, from the coding sequence GTGGTGGGGGTCGGGGCACGGTCCGGGGCCGAGGCGGCGGAGGTGCTGGGGCTGATCGGGTCGGCGCTGCGCGAGGCGGGGCTCGGCGACGGTGACGTGGGCGCGCTCGCGACGCTGGAGACGCGGGCCGGTGAGCCGGGGATCGCGGGGGCGGCGGCGCGGCTCGGGGTGCCGGTGCGGGCGTTCCGGAGCGAGGAGCTGGCCGGGGTGCCCGTACCGCATCCTTCGGGGCGGGCGCTGGCCGCGACGGGGACGGCGTCCGTGGCGGAGGCGGCGGCGCTGCGGGCGGCGGGGCCGGGGGCGGTGCTGGTGGTGCCGAAGCGGCGGACGCGGAGCGTGACGTGCGCGATCGCCCGTTCCGTCGCGGGGTGGCCGGATGACGTGGGTCCGTCGAACGAAGATGCCTTAGGCGTACGGTTGTTGGGCCGGGGCCACGGGTACATCGCAGGCGAGCCCGGCTCATCCCCCACAGGCACCATCCCCACGCGCACCATCCCCACCCCCACCCCCCACACGACGGCGGCCATGGACATCCACACTCATGCTGATGCACACGATCTGCGTCACCACGGCGACGCCGAGGTCCGGGACGAGAAGCTGATCGACCTCGCGGTCAACGTCCGGACGAACACGCCGCCGGAGTGGCTGCGGGAGCGGATCGCGAACTCCCTGACCGGCCTGGCCGCCTACCCGGACGGGCGGGTGGCGCGGGCGGCGGTGGCCGAGCGGCACGATCTGCCGGCCCGGCGGGTGCTCCTGACGGCGGGCGCGGCGGAGGCGTTCGTGCTCCTGGCGCGGGCGCTGCCGGCGCGGCGGCCGGTCGTGGTGCATCCGCAGTTCACCGAGCCGGAGGCGGCGCTGCGGGACGCCGGGCACGAGGTGGAGCGGGTGCTGCTGCGCGAAGAGGACGGTTTCCGGCTGGATCCGGCGGCGGTGCCGGAGGAGGCCGATCTGGTGGTGATCGGCAATCCGACCAACCCCACCTCGGTGCTGCACCCGGCCGAGGCGATCGCGGCGCTGGCCCGGCCGGGGCGGACGCTGGTGGTCGACGAGGCGTTCATGGACGCGGTGCCGGGCGAGCGGGAGTCGCTGGCCGGGCGGACGGACGTGCCGGGGCTGGTGGTGCTGCGGAGCCTGACGAAGACCTGGGGTCTGGCGGGGCTGCGGATCGGCTACGTGCTGGCGGCGGCGGAGACGATCGCCGCGCTGGAGCGCGTACAGCCGCTGTGGCCGGTGTCGACGCCGGCGCTGGTGGCGGCCGAGGCGTGCATGGCGCGGGCGGCGCTCGCGGAGGCCGAAGAGGCGGCGCACGGCATCGGCAGGGAGCGGGCGCATCTGCTGGCGGGGCTCGCGGAGTTCGACGAGGTGCGGGTGGTCGAGGCCGCGGAGGGCCCGTTCGTGCTGGTGCGGATCGAGGGCGCGGACGCGGTGCGGGAACGGCTGCGGGGGCTCGGTTTCGCGGCGCGGCGCGGGGACACGTTCCCGGGGCTCGACCGGAACTGGCTGCGGCTCGCGGTGCGGGACCGGGCGACGACGAACCGTTTCCTCCAGGCGCTGGACCAGGCGCTGTTGATGCTGGGCTGA
- a CDS encoding EF-hand domain-containing protein — MTATSQDVITAKLERAFDTVDANGDGQLEWADYKAIADRYSTAYRLDAADRRSRALQSVFQMFWLELLRHSGVDGDRLTKEQFVAASRRAAIDSSRINVTDAIAHSIFDVVDVNGDNEVGKDEFARALTDVWKIGAPDAMDAFHRMDTDGDGAISRQEFLRAMREYFFSDDPEAPGSLFFGRV, encoded by the coding sequence ATGACCGCCACCTCGCAGGACGTCATCACCGCCAAGCTGGAGCGCGCCTTCGACACCGTGGACGCCAACGGCGACGGGCAGCTCGAATGGGCGGACTACAAGGCGATCGCCGACCGCTACTCCACGGCGTACCGGCTGGACGCGGCGGACCGTCGGTCCAGGGCGCTCCAGAGCGTCTTCCAGATGTTCTGGCTGGAGCTGCTGCGCCACTCCGGAGTGGACGGGGACCGGCTCACCAAGGAGCAGTTCGTCGCGGCCAGCCGGCGCGCGGCGATCGACAGCAGCCGGATCAACGTCACCGACGCCATCGCCCACTCGATCTTCGACGTCGTCGACGTCAACGGCGACAACGAGGTCGGCAAGGACGAGTTCGCCCGTGCCCTGACCGACGTGTGGAAGATCGGCGCGCCCGACGCGATGGACGCGTTCCACCGGATGGACACCGACGGGGACGGCGCGATCTCGCGGCAGGAGTTCCTGCGCGCCATGCGCGAGTACTTCTTCTCGGACGACCCGGAGGCCCCGGGCAGCCTGTTCTTCGGGCGCGTCTGA